From Salarias fasciatus chromosome 12, fSalaFa1.1, whole genome shotgun sequence, the proteins below share one genomic window:
- the cdc45 gene encoding cell division control protein 45 homolog, protein MFVTDIRKEFYEVVSNQRVALLVAADIDALCACKILQALFHCDQIQYTLVPVTGWQDLGTAFLEHKEQFRYFVLINCGANVDILEMLQPDDDSIFFICDTHRPVDVVNVYNDTQIKLLIKQDDDLGVPSYDDIFRDEDDEEGGDDSGNESDEGSEPSGKRRRFDEGAVERRIERQRARREWEAHRREILFDYEQYEYHGTSASMMFFELAWVLTKDTKDMLWWAIIGLTDQWVHDKITHMKYVTDVATMQRHVSRHSHRNEDEENTLSIDCMRISFEYDLRLTLYQHWSLYESICNSCYTSCNFKLWTLNGQKKLQEFLADMGLPLKQVRQKFNSMDMSIKENLKDVIEESANKFGLKDIRIQTFGVHFGFKNRFLASDMVHATAALLESTEKDESDSDNFIKALDSLTRSNLDRLHSGIDQAKKKLMAIQQTVASCICTNLILSQGPFLYCYLMEGTPDVKLFSKPMALTLLCKYLLKAFIHSTRNKRCKLLPLIMAAPKDVEKGTVIVVGIPPESETSDKKNFFGRAFEKAAETTSSRTLHDHFDTSIIELKTEDRSKFLDALITLLS, encoded by the exons GCGCTCTTTCACTGCGACCAGATCCAGTACACTCTTGTGCCGGTCACAGGCTGGCAGGACCTCGGCACTGCTTTTCTCGAGCATAAAGAGCAG TTTCGGTACTTTGTCCTCATCAACTGCGGGGCAAATGTCGACATCCTGGAGATGCTTCAGCCTGATGATGACTCCATCTTCTTCATCTGTGACACCCACCGGCCCGTGGATGTGGTCAATGTTTACAACGACACTCAG ATTAAACTGCTCATCAAACAGGATGACGACCTGGGCGTACCTTCCTACGATGACATTTTTCGGGATGAAGATGACGAGGAAGGAGGGGATGACTCTGGAAATGAGAGCGATGAGGGCTCAGAGCCCTCGGGGAAACGGAGGAGGTTTGACGAG GGAgcagtggagaggaggattGAAAGGCAGCGAGCCAGGAGGGAGTGGGAGGCGCACAG GAGGGAAATCCTGTTTGACTATGAGCAGTATGAGTACCATGGAACATCT GCCTCCATGATGTTTTTTGAGCTTGCTTGGGTTTTGACCAAAGATACAAAAGACATGCTCTG GTGGGCCATCATTGGGTTGACAGACCAGTGGGTTCACGATAAAATCACACA TATGAAGTATGTAACGGACGTTGCAACAATGCAGCGTCACGTTTCCCGACACAGTCACCGAAACGAGGACGAGGAGAACACGCTCTCCATCGACTGCATGAGAATCTCCTTCGAATACGA CCTGCGTCTGACGCTCTACCAGCACTGGTCTCTGTATGAGAGCATCTGTAATTCCTGCTACACGTCCTGCAACTTCAAGCTCTGGACCTTAAACGGACAAAAAAAACTCCAGGAGTTCTTAGCTGACATGGG TCTTCCCCTCAAACAAGTGCGGCAGAAGTTTAATTCCATGGACATGTCGATCAAAGAAAACCTGAAGGACGTCATCGAGGAGTCCGCTAATAAGTTTGG CTTGAAGGACATCCGTATCCAGACGTTCGGTGTTCACTTTGGCTTTAAGAACCGTTTCCTGGCCAGCGACATGGTTCATGCCACTGCTGCCTTGCTGGAGAGCACTGAGAAGGACGAGAGTGACAGTGACAACTTCATCAAGGCTCTGGATTCACTGACCAG GAGTAACCTGGATCGTCTACATTCGGGCATCGACCAGGCGAAGAAGAAGCTGATGGCCATCCAGCAAACCGTCGCCAGCTGCATCTGCACCAACCTCATCCTGTCACAGGGACCCTTCCTCTACTGCTACCTCATGGAG GGAACACCAGATGTGAAGCTCTTCTCCAAGCCCATGGCTCTGACCCTGCTCTGCAAGTACCTCCTCAAggctttcattcattct ACGAGAAATAAACGCTGCAAACTGCTTCCCCTCATCATGGCGGCTCCCAAGGATGTGGAGAAGGGAACCGTCATTGTTGTGGGAATCCCACCAGAATCTGAGACGTCTGACAAGAAGAA TTTCTTCGGCCGGGCGTTCGAGAAGGCGGCAGAGACCACCAGCTCCAGAACTCTGCATGACCACTTCGACACGTCCA tcaTTGAGCTGAAGACGGAGGACAGAAGTAAGTTCCTGGATGCTCTCATCACGCTGCTGTCATGA